The following coding sequences are from one Lolium rigidum isolate FL_2022 chromosome 6, APGP_CSIRO_Lrig_0.1, whole genome shotgun sequence window:
- the LOC124667109 gene encoding protein LURP-one-related 8-like, with translation MAKVHPNMVPAPGAVVVQAATSIAERAEEAPTTLTVWRKSLLFDCKGFTVFDAKGNLAYRVDSYASETGDEVVLMDAAGRPAFTVRRKRFSLHGEQWLVFAGEETRRPVYAVRRSGRGKMMAHVTACAGGGASPSSPSYEVEGSYARRCCVVYDGERRAVAEVSPSPKEVVGTDVFRLVVQPGVGASLAMAVVVALEQMFARPSLLRSWST, from the coding sequence ATGGCGAAGGTCCACCCCAACATGGTGCCCGCGCCGGGCGCCGTCGTCGTACAGGCTGCCACCTCCATCGCCGAGCGAGCGGAGGAGGCGCCGACGACGCTGACGGTGTGGCGCAAGTCGCTGCTGTTCGACTGCAAGGGGTTCACGGTGTTCGACGCCAAGGGCAACCTGGCCTACCGCGTGGACAGCTACGCGTCCGAGACCGGCGACGAGGTGGTGCTCATGGACGCGGCCGGCCGCCCCGCCTTCACCGTCCGCCGCAAGCGGTTCAGCCTGCATGGCGAGCAGTGGCTCGTGTTCGCCGGCGAGGAGACGCGGCGGCCCGTGTACGCCGTCCGTCGGAGCGGGCGCGGCAAGATGATGGCGCACGTCACGGCGTGCGCCGGTGGTGGGGCCTCTCCCTCGTCGCCGTCGTACGAGGTGGAGGGGTCGTACGCGCGGCGGTGCTGCGTGGTGTACGACGGCGAGAGGCGCGCGGTGGCGGAGGTGAGCCCCAGCCCCAAGGAGGTTGTCGGCACGGACGTGTTCCGCCTGGTGGTGCAGCCCGGCGTCGGCGCGTCTCTCGCCATGGCCGTCGTGGTGGCGCTGGAGCAGATGTTCGCCAGGCCGTCCCTCCTCCGGAGCTGGTCCACATGA